GGCGTTGTAAGAACATTATAagtttgatatatatatataaaaattgtatattatatagtaatatCGTGATATACACTGTTTTTTAAGgccaataaaactaattttggcTTGAAACATGATCGCAATGTctgaaatacattaaaaaatttattacataaaatttaaatccagaggtgaaagactatttggtttaagcgacatttatctttttaattaaaggttCTTttcatttggtatcagcatcaacagttcgatgtttttataattgaacttcaattatgtttagtccattcaaatagctaaagaagttttttttttattaaataatatgtttccaaattttaaacattaaatggcTTCCTCGTGttaaattgcaaaaatgtcgctcaaaccCAATAACCTTTCACCATTCCGATGTATAAATTAAATGGCCATTACAATAAATGTAATACGGAATCAGAATTCGTATTGCCAAGGCCATGAGAACGGGTGAGGACATATCGCCGTCTCCCTCTATCGGGCGCGCAATAATAATTCTAGTTTAATttgtaatctatacatataaataaaattggagtgtctgtttgtgatATTGAaaaaaccgctttttactacataaatatgaatatatatacacggtaaatacaccaaaataacattttttacaaattttgtctgtctgactgtctgtttgtttgtttcggctaatctctggaacggctggaccgattttgacgagactttcactgatagctagctgataatataaggagtaactcaggctactttttttagactagcttcgccccgcgactTCACCcgtggtacgacaataaccgcgggtaacatggcgggactcagtttaaaataaaatgcgtCTAAATACACAATATACATGCCCTCTCTTAATACACGATCGTATGTTATTGAattgtcaatttaatacaaatttaataaataaacattatccAGATATTAGTATTCGAAGCTCTTTCcattatttacttaaatataatCAAGTAAAAACATCAAAGAGATACAGTGAATTAGGCTATCAAGTTagcgttaaaaaaatatcaatttttattgaaaattaaacaaaaattaacctaaaactaaaaaacgaatataataactaaaatattttattaaatggcTTTAGGCAACTTAAcctttaggcaaggttccgaagaAGTAATATGTTCGTTTTTTTTGGTCAATGAAAtaagtaaagaaaaaatatgGCCGGCAATTCCCTCCATTTTCGTATTAAATTGACAAATTTGCATTCGATCGTAgtaggtacatacataattaatgtttcttatctattataataaattagtttagtACTTAAGttaatatagaaatataataaatatagtaatttttttactggaaACTGCAATGTTATTCAATATTGActgaattttttatatatttggtcTTTATAGGTAGTTTGATTTCGGCTTTAAGCGAATGTAATGTTTACGTTCATTGTTATAAGGCCGATTCTTGCGTGTATAAGTTTTGATTTTGTAGACTGTCAGCAGAATTGCGTCGGCCGCACACTGTAAGAATTGATTGTCGGAAATGTTCTTTGTCCGAGACCCCGCAGACTGCAAGAAAGACGGATATTTCATAATTCCTTAACGCGTACACGATCGTCGTGTGAGAAATGTTGCTAAACCAGCTTTAGTGCCGGCGCAATGTCTGTCCCGGATATAGCAGCCGGATACCCGATCGATCATTCATACTCTTCTAGCTGGAGCGTTAGAAAGAGATAGAGAAAACGAGTTCGACGACAATCGTGTAAGTGTAAAAGGCACCTTTGCTAGGCAAGTAATTTTCTGATATACACGTCTCACAATGTGCGGCAGTGTTTGTTCTCCGACAGTTGGCATTGTCATCGTGTGACACATATACCGGCTTACACAATATCAGCTTACAAAATGTACTAGTTAAAagtataatatttcattattatgattcgcttaaggcttcgtcaaacagaacgcgtaattagcgcgcgtcagagcgttAAACTGACGgtgcgctatgacgccgagatgcgTTGTACTAATATGGTAATATACTGTCGAACAGCCCTAACGGCGCGACACagcgttgcgtacttatagcgctggggctctgtctgacagtatgttaccatagtagtacaacacatctcggcgtcatagcgcgccgtcagtttagagtcctgacgcgcgctaattacgcgttctgtttgacgaagccctTAGTCGGTCGCGCTTCAAGactttagtattttatttattcgaaaATTGGCGCCATTTTCCTGTTTTGACACATTTCATTGCCTCTTTAAATTTACTATTACATGCGTGTAATCGATCGTACTGTGTTTTTTAAttactcgatttttttttaatattaagcatCGGCGTTATGTATATTTATCTCAAATGATTTATGGATTTCTTAAAATTTAGGAAATTGGCGGATTTTTAGGCAAAGGAATTTCAcgaatgtaaattaattttattaaatgaataagGAGTCCATAATTGTTTTCgtcataataatgtaataatatgtatagaAAGTCTTAGGTTAAATTTTTCATAGTATAAAATCGCtagtttgtttcttttttatttttgttattaagaaTGTATCTCGTGGATTGGCTCAGACTTTTTGCTAGTAATTGGCATATAAACGAGTATATTTGGGATTGAAAATAGTTATTTGTTAATTGACTAATAATAACATGTCACACATGGCATGCTGCatatatataagaaaaaaaaaacttgcaatatagtcatagaatatttttttaatttatcattgCAATCAGTTAACTGACGAGCAATTTTACGACCACTAGGTGAGGcctagaaaaaaatacaaaattttaaatatgtctattattaatataaatataaaaaataataatgcttcTCCGTTTAAGACGTCTTTGCCGATCCGCGTGACATACAATGTTAATAATATGACAGATGTTTGGTTAGAAATTGAGCAGCTAAAcagaaaaatgtttattgtaaatttaattgcaATCCAATGCGAATCCAGGTAATATGTAATGAAACGAGTTTAAATGAACCAATGAAGAAACAGTTAAGTTAGTGGATGCATaagaaaaatgtaattaaactacataatatcgtgaataaaaaaagtaactcaaTTGATTTGGGGGGCTACGAAGACTATAGAGTTTGTTGGATTGAGACcctgaaaaaaaaagctataagttttatttttaattttaataaactctgaatacatgtttataagtcggaagtataaaactattttcttaaaattttctaGATATGCCACTTCAGTTCTGAAGGtgcaatattaattatttagtcTCAGATGATTCGGTGTTTCCCGACAGAGAAGCATTATTGGATAGtcttttattttgaaatctaaAAACATTCTTCTTCTACTGtgtaattttttaacaaattgaAATTTGTTCCAAATTGTATATTTCCACGGCGAAGGCACTGAAGCTACGCGcggtaaaattaaacaaaatggctgctgttttttctttcaaattcgtcttgtcattattataaactttgtgtgtaaatataatattgCGTTCACATTATCACCGTAATATACTAAGTGCTTAAATATAAGAAtgcattttaattattgaagtggttttatttttaatccccCAGTGTGCTTGgttgataaatttatttattttcgtttaaaaTATGCAGTATTTAAAATCTATTTCTTTTTTACTATTTACGAAGTGTTTGTTTCGTTGTTAATGCAGTATCCTACTCTAATAGGTTTATGACgctgttttttaaatctttccacttgctattTATCTTTCCACTATGGCGCTATCTTAATTCTCTCCCTACTCCTTACTTCTACCTTCCATGCAAAATTGAGTGGAGTAAAAATTAAATGCATTTATAACatgatcaaataaaaaaaataaaaaactgtcgTTTCAAATTGTTATGGCTCGTAAATACATAGGGTTTATCAATGTTATCGTGGCTGACAATGTTTAAGACACAACAGCAATCCTGCCTAATCATAGGCTATTTTTTGCAAAAATACTAAAGCAGTGAATAGAGGTATGATTAcactctctcttcgatcggtccctcactgctgaggatcgtgactccgtccgattccgtcaaccagctgtctccatcgatcccgccctgcagctcggtggagtgcgtcgctgacaggtatccccagttcctccactatttggtccgaccatcgtttgggacctctacccctaggcctttttccctcaattttaccggtcaccacaaggcgttccaaattgctggtatccctgcgtgcaacatgaccaaaataccgcaatattctttgtaggcaggttgtggatagacgtggaatcttttctatttttaactgcTTGAGAACAGATATGTTGGTGCGGCGGGCCGTCCATGGTATTCGTAGCATACgtcgccagcaccacatctcaaaagcgTCGATTCTCTGCCTATCTGCGGCTTTGAGTGTCCACGTCTCTGCACTGTATAGAGCAATGGAGAAGACAAGGGTGCGGACCAGATGTATTTTAGTCCGGTGGGTAATATTACGGTCTCTCAAAATGTTGCTCAGTTGGGTCATTGCAGATTTTGCCATGCCAGTCCGTCTCCGTATTTCCGGTTCGCTACTTCCTTTGTTGGTAATCAGTGAGCCAAGGTATGGGAACTGGGTTACGGTTTCGTAGTCATGTAGGACATTGTTGCGTTGGATAGCTTTGAAACGGTCAATGATCATTAGCTTGGTCTTGGATTTATTAATAGCAAGCCCCATTTCCATACTGACGGTTTCCAGTTTGTAAAGTAGCTCCGCCATTTCATTTCCCGATGAAGCGAAGAGGGTGGTATCGTCCGCGTACCTGATATTCGATATCTTTACTCCACCTATCTTTATGTCACCTTCCCAACCATCTAGAGTTTGTCGCATTATGTGTTCTCCATAGTTAATAAAAAGGATGGTAGATATCACGCATCCTTGGCGAACACCCTTATGGAATTTGAAACGGCCTGATGTTAAATCTCCTACAGTCACCGTGCCGTATCCTGACTCATACAGCTTGCGAACCAGCATTACGAGGTGGTCCGGTACACCTGTCTCGGAAAGAACTTTCCACAGTCTCTCCTACTTAACGCAGTCGAAGGCCTTTTGGTAATCCACAAAACACATGAAAGTAGGAGTGTTATATTCGTAGCACTTTTCTTAAGCCGAAGGTTTAGGATTTGCTCTCTGGTGCCCCTCCCCTTCACAAAACCAGCTTGTTTCTGGGCTATTTGCCAGTCCAGGTAAGATCTTAGTCTCGCGTTGATTATGTAAAGCAAAATTTTACTGGCATGGGATATCAGTGCAATGGTTCTGTAGTTATTACAGTTCCGTTCCGAACCTTTTTTGTGAAAAGGAAGAATAGAGGTGTGTACCCAATCAGATGGCCAATCTCCGGTCTGCCATATCTTACTACATAAATTATGCAAGCACATTATTACACAGGTAAGAATTAATAGAATATTGTTTAAGCCTCAACTAAAGAATGAagaatacaatttaaaatgtCCTTAACCTAAACAGCTGTACACTAAAGATTCTTTTGGACAAAGTTGATATTAGATTCCTGGAAATAAATCCCGTTCTCACcttacatattgatattaaaaCGAACACTTTGAAACAAAACACCTCTAATCTAGGCTGTACGTTTCGTTCAAACCTTTTACCTACTAacctcaataaataaaaacgtcaaAAGTTCCGTCAAATTCAATGGCGGATCGCACATCGGAGCAAAACAGAAAAACTCACCAAAATATAACCATACATTAttcaattgaaacaaaaacgttTATCAACCCGTAAACATGTCGGCCGTCGTTTCGGACTGCTTCACGATCGGCAGTATAGTCGCCACGCGCACCTGTTACAACGAAAACATCGAAGGAGAGGTCCTAGCTTTCGATCCTCAAACAAAAATGTTGATTCTGAAATGCCAATCGTCCAGCGGCAATCCGAAACGGCACGACGTCAACATCGTGAACCTGTCCCTCGTCAGCGACGTTCAAATCAAGAAGGAAGTATCCACGGTACCAGAGCCCCCCCAATCATTGAACTTGCACAGATTGAACACAAGAGTTAGAAATTCTATTGAAAACAAACGAAGATTGGTACGTATACGTCGCCTAATCATTGTTACGGCATACAGTATTTATTGTATGAAAAAAATGTACTAACTGTAATTAGGGTGACCCACATTCTACATTGCCATGGTATCTCAAAATATTaacgataaattttaatggcttatAGTTTCTTGGAATGATACTTCAATTATCAAGTTGGTTACaacataaattttatgaaatcacGAACATAATAAAACTCAATTGACTGTAAGTAAATATACTGGAGTTATTTTGGAGCCTAGTGATAAAGTCGTGCCTGTATCTGCTATCTATGCAACCCAGTGCGGAATTAACAATAGGCTGTCTGGTGATGCAGTAAAATGAATGTTTGTCCAAAAGTTTGTGGGCTGTGTACTTAAATCTATGAATTTGAGCAACTATTTATCATCAGATCTGTCAGACATCAATTCCTGGGATTGGGACGTCTTATGGGCCTGCTTGGGTACATACCACCGCCCTGAGCATTTCTGTAAAGTGCTTAGGCTTGAAAGGTGGTTGGGCAGCCATTAAGTTTTAGAATATAgactttgaactcatatctcaagaaggGTAGCATATTTTACAttaaagatgtctatggactgctgaacacataacaccaggtgggctgtgagctcgtcaataaatctaagcaataaaaataaactatcagACATGAAATGCACacatattttattcttatagagtaaaattaataaaatggtaAAATCAATCTTAGTTTGTAATTATCATCATtttagtttgaagagtggaacaGCTGACTTCATGTCTTCATGTCGACTTGGCATTGACACTGTCAAGTCTATCAGCTCTGTccaatgattaaaaaaaaaacaaaaaaattttttgttcagGTATCAGCATTATCTGCATGCCTAGACCCTGAAGGACAAAGACTGTTCATGGCGATAGCTAGAGTGATTGACGACGTGTCCTGGGCCGGACAGAGCATCCGagtatacaataacaaaatacacCAAGTAATGATCACACCTCCATATAAGGTAAAGGTTCTGAAATATATTGGCGCAACACttctattaacaaaaaatagttaaaagTAAACTGCTTCCTTAATGTGGAAATTGTTGGTTAATTATTATAAGTCCAatttctgaagtcgtcgtggccttaagaataagacatccggtgcatttgtgttgagtgatgcaccgatgttcgaatcccaggcgggtacaaatttttctaatgaaatgcgtactgaaggaataacatcatgtaataaaaatgaaacctgcaaaattataatttgcgtaatgactggtggtaggacctcttgtgagtccgcacgggtaggtactaccaccctgtcccccaccctgtctatttctgccataaagcagtaatgtgttttgttCTGAAGGGTatggtagccattgtaactatactgagatcttagaatttatatctcaaggtgggtggcgtatttacgttgtagatgtctaggggctccagtaaccacttaacaccaggtgggctgtgagctcgtccacccatctaagcaataaaaaaaaaacgaatgtaaACAATtgcttaagacggtattcaaaAACATGAAGTGAACTAACCCCCCCCCCCTTTCTTACTATATACGAGTGACTTATCGCACAATACATTccttttctcgccggatcttctcagcgggtcgcgattccgatccggtagtagattcattcgcgaagcaattgctcttgagttgtttggtctccttcggaggcgctcgggcagctgttagcaaatcccacccctcctggctgatcctttgctcgcccacctgtcctggtgaaactggaaaggccttcgggccaccagtaatctctcaatcataaaaaaaaaacaatacattccGGTTCGAGCAGTCGACCGATGCGGAGCTCTGTTGTTATTGTACGTAcacttgaaatttattaaatggaATTTATTGGAAAGCCTTAATTACTGTCACCATAGAAGACATTTTGGTAGACAGCagtttggctctgcccatggcattgctgaagtctatgggcaacggtaaccactcttcatcaggtgggccgtatgctcgtctgcctacaagggcaataaaaaaaagacaatgacAATAATGAAGTCAGTAACACTGTCGTCATTATTCTCAAAAGTAGTCACACcatcatatacatacatacatctgcCGGGCATGTTAATGATTACAGCCTAGTTGTTCCGATCCATCCACAGTATCACGGCTTAGAGGCCTGGTTTTGTATTGAGTGATCTACCACATTTTCACAAGTGATTTCTGCAAAGTAGAAACCCTTCCTCAcgagcgatgggttcgacgagaacgatgaccggtgcttgaggtacttaaaaccaccgtcagtggatcgggaggatccgaaatgacgtgttttgggcgacgtcgactgcttaccatacctcacttgtaatttatttatatgaaaaggAGAATAACCTGCACTAATCCATTCCGATCCACATTTTGGAACTACCTGTATGTGATTCAATATTGCTGTGACGTCATAAAGTTTATTGTTCGCAGGTCGATGACGTCATAGGCGAAAAGGATTCCCAGTCGTATAATTATATTAAGAAATTCGTAGAAAGACACTGGCGCGATCGTCCCACGCCTGCGCCCCAACAATAAACCTTACATACATAGaaactttattatattataattattatatataccaaaaaaaaaagaaaaaaaatcaaaattatgaaGTATggattttgtgttttatttcatgATTAACGCGGGGGCAATCTAGGAGCCTGGGTGCCGCCAAGAAACTAGCCCACCCTGTCTTCACACAGCTGAATCTGGATATGTTTATATATAACAATCATAATTGTTGTAAGGAGctgaaattaaatacaaattcaaCGCGGCAACACTTATataccacacttttttttaaataccaataATTTAAGTCGCAACAATCAACCATGTCAATGACAATGTTTAATCATTTTTAGCAACCATAAAAAGGAAAGGTTTTTATGTGTGGTTTCGTTTAAATATCATCAAGATATGGCTAATACTTATtgagtaatttttaattaaataaagtatttaattcCACTTCATtgataatattgttattgtattttttattagtctATTTTATTAACGAACTTCATGCCTTTCTGAAAGGGACGATTTCCTATATAAAATTTCAACCCCCTGATTCGCGTTAGGGGTGAGATTTTGAAAAATGCCGATACGAATTGTGGCGAACTGTCACTACAACACGTTCACAGCATTCTCTCCACATGTTTATTTGAAGTCTGTGACAGAGATGGAAAGCCCGCCAAAAAGTAGATATGAAAAATTACACTCCTAATGCTCCAATTGTAAATTTTGCgtaatattttatgatttcgccttaaatataatttaattaattgcgTTGTTTAATTAATCATTGACGTGTATGCGGTACGCGCCGACATCGACCAAATAGTAAACATTTGAACCGACCAGAAATAGATGTATCAAATTTCATGGTTTTTCTCTTTGAAAATTACTGATTTCcgtataaaaataattctatgCCCTTCGAAAATGTGAAAATGCCAAGTCCGTAGTCCCAGCCGTGTCGGACTCCGATTTATAGATTAGAACAACCTAACCTTTTTTGGATGGGCAAGGAAGTTATAGGTAGTCAAGGAACTGTTATGATTAATGTTTTCTTATCTAATCACTGCCAGCccagagaggctatttcaatatcgTCAGACTGATAGAACTCAAGAGAATCAAAATAGTCTGAATCtgtcaccggatcggaatcgcgatccactgaagagatccggcgagaaacttagtggattGTGTTatgggttaggttacacgtcgaactcttaCTAGCAttggacgagaacggtgactgatattcagtgtgcttagtgcgagttttttaacttctctatagcgtaaaagctaactcaattatttatggagttggaacgtttgccgctaggggcgccgTTTTAAAGCGCGCGTGTTCGTGTGTGTATTTTGTGGACGCGATAtattatctaattttttttatggcaataGTTTCAACTTTATGCCAGTTTCAAGTGAAAATGTAAGTACTTATTATCTATGCCTAGTATCTCAATTAACGCGCGAAACTTACGAAGGGGCCGCGCCATGACACGCGCAGTTCACAATAATATTCGCATTTAACAACCAAATTTTTTATCAGCTTCCGTAAATAAAACCACAGTTTAAGctgtaaacatttatttactaCAATAAGAAACCGAACTAGATTATATTCGAGACAAAATCTTAACGAATACATACAAGCCAATTGGTACGCTCACTAAACAAATTGCAACTATGTAACTTGTCGTCATGACTATAACGAGTTAATAATATTGTACTTATTAAACTAATAAACACATTGTGTTTCTATTCAACACTGTGTCATCATCCGACTTTCGATTTGTGCTTCTTAAAACCATCAATCAAACCTTTATTTCAGTGACGACTGGaatgtaggtaataaaaatttCTAAGTCGTTAggatataacctaaaatttcaACAAATCGATCGAAGAatgaaacaataaacaaaattaaacagaTTATAACAAAACCATTTGTTTCACTCTGCAATTCTCATACCTTAAAAtataacacaataataatataaaaactcgTGAAATACCATTTCTTTAACATTTATTGttcagtttttaaaaaaaaaactgcaagaCTTCGCAGTTCCCTTCCCGCGCTAGTGAACAaactatactattatatttcaacttttttattttctcggTGACAGTTCTAAATTGATAGTATTGTAACCAATTAAGTAATCCGATcgcatatatttattatgttttgaacaaaaacattcaaatatattttttcaagctGGGAGCACTTAATGGCCCACCGccattttgtgtttgttttaatcTGTCACTCGCAACAAGATGGTCGTGCCAGTCACTACATTTTTGTTCGCTGAGTTTTTTCACATTATCGATACATTACGTTGTGCATTTtgtgttcatttaaaaaaaatataaatattttataacatgCAATTATTTATTACGCGCGATAATAATTTGAAGGGGGAAaggttatttgatttaagcgacatttatctatgAAATTAAAGGTTTGTTTTATCTAATACaagcatcaacagttcaatgtttttaattgaacttcaattaagtttataccattcaaatagttgaagtttttttttatatattttattccaaattttaaaacctttcacctctcgatacaATAAGCGGaatatacaatattataaaacaatgcagataataattctaataaacattttaaacgcCAACTTCTAATTTaggtgatatttttttaatctatttacCATTAGTAACTCTACTTTTAAGCCACTTTAGATACTAGcaacaataacataaaaataagataGATTGCAAGGAAGAGGTTGTGGTTCATTAGTGGAACTAGCTTTTAGACCGCATAGTTGGTATCATTGGTATAATCTTTATATAACGCTGACGTAAATTATTGAGACACGCCTCATAGCGTCTCACGACGGACAAGCTCATGTTTGAGGTCGCTTACGATACATCAAACGTAACTATGTTGTTTTCGCACATATACCattattcaatatattatatgtagttCAATAAATTATATGTTAGTAACATCACTTagttacatataatatttatttccgAGAAATGTGGAAGttatcatttttttgttgcaaagtaattaaaaaactcTGCAAGTCCTTTAAATTGTATAgctacatatctatatatatttcagGTACTTGAAAATTGTTCATTCAAGGCTGTATGAAAGAAAATcaaaacgaagaaaaaaaaaacatacacaggcatgttttatttatgataataaaCCATAGAGTGTAGAATTAAGGAGCGCCATATcagtgtattaatttttttttattgcccttgtatgcagacgagcatacggcccacctgatgggtgaggggttaccgtcgcccatgggcttcagcaatgccaggggcagagccgagcagCTAGCTACCTAAAAGTGTCCGCTAGAAAGCGAGccaattaagatggcgccacagtagctAGTGGAAGGATTTTACAAACAGCTCTATAAACTGTTAATTATTAAACTACATAACTAGAGTAAGATACTAAATTAAGAAGGAAAGAAACACTTCTTACGtgaagagtaataaaaaaattaatagttcaGATTTTAATTACTGCTTAcggttttattagcttcagacgtatgtatgttagtatgtaacggaatctatgaacatgattttgacttcCTTCAAAACTTCGGATTAATTCAAAACTttgcatacttattaaggaccgatgacaattcaatatttaaaaaaaaattgagaaaattgaaattaaattaagtaaaaaatgaaaaataaattatagtctaaaaaaactaacaaaatacggttttatagaaaatataactaaaatttggaaaataaatttaaattaaaaatagtataagaaaaatgattttgttgtaaaaaaagcgtggggtgcttttcaggatattatcaaaataacccttctactcatatctgttcataaaatatttataactactaataccatgcaacccacgcttttttttttacaataaaatcattttttctttttttaaactattatgttTTTGCAACTATGCAAGTcacgaaaaatataattttttttcaacccGACACACTTCGCTCTGTTTAGTATgaattttcccacacttatagagaatatagaggagtgcagaatgttaatattttctttaattatgcataaaatatacgttaaatcaattttaaaaatcattacacaccatgtatttgacacaacacatataagATTATGTATATTACATAATgcttacatatattataaacataatatattaaagaggtaactctatgtttattgtcaaacttttgttatt
The sequence above is drawn from the Bombyx mori chromosome 11, ASM3026992v2 genome and encodes:
- the LOC101742083 gene encoding LSM12 homolog A codes for the protein MSAVVSDCFTIGSIVATRTCYNENIEGEVLAFDPQTKMLILKCQSSSGNPKRHDVNIVNLSLVSDVQIKKEVSTVPEPPQSLNLHRLNTRVRNSIENKRRLVSALSACLDPEGQRLFMAIARVIDDVSWAGQSIRVYNNKIHQVMITPPYKVDDVIGEKDSQSYNYIKKFVERHWRDRPTPAPQQ